The Arctopsyche grandis isolate Sample6627 chromosome 10, ASM5162203v2, whole genome shotgun sequence genome window below encodes:
- the LOC143917858 gene encoding uncharacterized protein LOC143917858 isoform X1 produces the protein MLTQLAVSAKILCLLMVLSHNICGASVQSKIGLFNEASHGYVWVYQNGTVMTRQDGKQYLQLLSFDRKDNPLRTEYDDSKLVIFEPEQKMYICFNNFKRWKLVGKRISFKRASRMKLCQFRENVTEDTFYFTYSSVADRKHFMSFNSLGMPTKHIKIKNKMFLKSRLPEKDLIDDHNRKVANPNRHRHEKRNYLETKKTFPTRN, from the exons GTGTTATCACACAACATCTGTGGTGCTTCTGTCCAGTCCAAAATAGGTCTTTTCAACGAGGCCTCACACGGCTACGTTTGGGTGTATCAAAACGGCACAGTCATGACACGTCAAGACGGAAAGc AATACCTACAACTCTTGTCGTTCGATAGAAAGGACAATCCCCTAAGAACTGAATACGACGATTCGAAACTCGTGATATTCGAACCGGAGCAGAAGATGTACATCTGCTTCAACAACTTTAAAAGGTGGAAGCTAGTCGGAAAACGCATT TCGTTCAAGAGGGCGTCCCGCATGAAGCTGTGTCAGTTCAGAGAAAATGTCACCGAAGACACGTTTTACTTCACGTACTCTTCAGTGGCCGACAGAAAACACTTCATGTCGTTCAACTCGCTTGGCATGCCGACgaaacacataaaaataaagaacaaaATGTTCCTAAAATCGAGGTTGCCGGAGAAGGACCTCATCGACGACCACAACAGAAAAGTGGCAAACCCCAACCGACACCGACACGAAAAACGAAATTACCTCGAAACCAAAAAGACATTCCCGACtagaaattaa